In Pseudomonadota bacterium, one genomic interval encodes:
- a CDS encoding DsrE/DsrF/DrsH-like family protein, producing the protein MSTTAENVQGNAQLDAWLDKKLDELLPKKLEEIDASRTPSMSIIATKGTLDWAYPPFILASTAAALGWDVTIFFTFYGLLLLKKDITAEVSPLGNPAMPMKMPFGPKWFQNFSWPMPNLLMAGVPGFEKMATGLMKKTFKNKGVASVEELRSLCLEADVKMVACQMTVDVFGFNSSDFIPEVTDYVGATSFLPVAQKSDVCLFI; encoded by the coding sequence ATGTCAACAACCGCCGAGAACGTACAAGGGAACGCACAGCTGGATGCGTGGCTCGACAAGAAGCTGGACGAGCTGCTGCCGAAGAAACTGGAAGAGATCGATGCCTCGCGTACCCCGTCCATGTCCATCATCGCCACCAAGGGCACGCTGGACTGGGCCTATCCGCCCTTCATCCTGGCATCCACCGCCGCCGCACTGGGCTGGGACGTCACCATCTTCTTCACCTTCTACGGCCTGCTGCTGCTGAAGAAGGACATCACCGCCGAGGTCAGCCCGCTGGGCAATCCGGCCATGCCGATGAAGATGCCCTTCGGTCCCAAGTGGTTCCAGAACTTCTCCTGGCCGATGCCCAACCTGCTCATGGCCGGTGTCCCCGGCTTCGAGAAAATGGCCACCGGGCTCATGAAGAAGACATTCAAGAACAAGGGCGTGGCCAGCGTCGAGGAACTGCGCAGTCTCTGTCTGGAAGCCGATGTCAAAATGGTCGCCTGCCAGATGACCGTCGACGTCTTCGGCTTCAACTCCAGTGACTTCATCCCCGAGGTCACCGACTACGTCGGCGCCACCTCCTTCCTGCCCGTCGCGCAGAAATCCGACGTCTGCCTGTTCATCTGA